The Fusarium falciforme chromosome 7, complete sequence genome window below encodes:
- a CDS encoding HET domain-containing protein: MPSLEGLSLVPYRSLDPSGTEVRLLELHPASTGNINERLVCRLVHERLSDSSDFIGLSSLFGDINVTEAIQVNGTRVVLPANVAQALRYVRAVFLAPSPPTPCSSSSDLREEKKYEAPLPPPPPPKKAPSWLRSLFRGVRNAFAEPSKGARPPLRIWLDTLCINRRDAREEAERRSHMARAYRHAKMVVGWLGPKDSTSDLAIEIIRAWDKCMPLTFGEPGDRELHPENYAPTLQWMGPVAHLSDIPEGITDPREVPSYKAISEFLNRPYFRNTWMLDDMTMARFPAFLLGDDIVSWMQILRLNRVNEDIKDHGADMFPDHLRHLLEYMPLGSVYTFLKEFDMRQREEGIVPMMITATSSVRSSESISALRGAQR, from the coding sequence ATGCCGTCACTCGAAGGCCTATCTTTAGTTCCCTATCGCTCGCTCGATCCATCCGGGACCGAGGTCCGGCTGCTTGAGCTGCATCCGGCTTCGACTGGCAACATCAATGAGCGCCTTGTATGTCGCCTCGTACATGAACGACTTAGCGACTCCTCCGACTTTATTGGCCTTTCCTCGCTCTTCGGTGACATCAATGTCACCGAGGCCATCCAAGTGAATGGGACCAGGGTCGTCTTGCCCGCCAACGTCGCCCAGGCATTACGTTACGTCCGAGCCGTTTTTCTGGCCCCTTCACCACCGACTCCAtgttcctcttcatcagatCTTCGAGAGGAGAAAAAATACGAAGCACCTcttccacctccacctccgccCAAGAAGGCTCCAAGCTGGCTTCGATCTCTCTTCAGGGGTGTTCGCAACGCATTTGCCGAGCCCTCAAAAGGGGCTAGGCCACCTCTGCGCATATGGCTTGACACTTTGTGCATCAACAGACGAGATGCACGTGAGGAGGCAGAGCGACGATCTCATATGGCGCGAGCTTACCGACATGCCAAGATGGTAGTTGGATGGCTTGGACCCAAAGACTCTACTTCCGATCTCGCCATCGAGATCATCCGGGCATGGGATAAATGCATGCCCCTCACTTTTGGCGAGCCAGGTGACCGTGAGCTTCACCCAGAAAACTACGCCCCTACACTACAATGGATGGGTCCTGTTGCGCACCTGAGTGATATCCCGGAGGGTATTACCGACCCGCGCGAGGTGCCCAGCTACAAGGCCATTTCAGAGTTTCTCAACCGGCCATACTTCCGGAACACATGGATGCTGGACGATATGACCATGGCGCGATTCCCAGCTTTCCTATTAGGCGACGACATTGTATCATGGATGCAGATATTACGACTCAACCGCGTCAACGAGGACATTAAGGATCATGGAGCCGACATGTTCCCTGATCATTTACGGCATTTGCTAGAGTACATGCCGCTTGGAAGTGTATACACCTTCCTAAAGGAGTTTGATATGCGGCAGAGGGAGGAAGGGATTGTTCCAATGATGATCACCGCAACGAGTTCGGTGAGGAGTTCAGAATCGATATCCGCTTTGCGAGGAGCGCAAAGATAG
- a CDS encoding Abhydrolase-3 domain-containing protein yields MPMLDPSAIDVDFESPRFRGVVDEIGTPVSTPDFSAYWLRRGQGDVPGETGWKNKTLLWIHGGAYIHGTPFWMFSTLFRLTELAADNHFRLDILSLHYTLAPDAVFPQQQTEAVSAYRYLVETQNISPEDIIVGGESAGAHLAVACLLGIVRQGLPRPAASILLCPWINLTNTGASFERNKNLDVTDKPRLDSAAALAMGSKGGELANFSAPQPRSWSWGDVLPARTWVNVGSYDLFVDDVVIFCENAVAEGANIKWEITEAKTHGWQARADYEGSGPYYMLETDENVPEGLLPGSVNVIKGLLQVI; encoded by the coding sequence ATGCCGATGCTTGACCCGTCCGCGATCGATGTCGACTTTGAGTCACCACGATTTCGCGGTGTGGTTGACGAAATCGGCACCCCAGTCTCGACTCCCGACTTTTCGGCGTATTGGCTTCGTCGGGGCCAAGGGGATGTGCCTGGTGAGACAGGGTGGAAGAACAAAACACTTCTGTGGATACACGGAGGCGCCTATATCCACGGTACCCCGTTTTGGATGTTTTCCACCTTGTTCAGGCTGACTGAGCTGGCGGCCGACAACCATTTTCGTCTTGACATCTTGTCCCTTCACTACACACTTGCACCCGACGCTGTTTTCCCGCAACAGCAAACCGAAGCTGTCTCAGCATACCGTTATCTCGTCGAGACACAAAACATCAGTCCTGAAGATATCATCGTGGGCGGTGAATCAGCTGGTGCCCATCTCGCTGTCGCTTGTCTACTTGGGATCGTCCGCCAGGGTCTACCTCGGCCAGCTGCTTCCATTCTCTTATGTCCCTGGATCAATCTCACCAACACGGGGGCTTCCTTCGAACGCAACAAGAACCTGGATGTTACCGATAAGCCGCGACTGGACAGTGCAGCTGCGTTGGCCATGGGAAGCAAAGGCGGTGAGCTGGCGAACTTTAGCGCACCTCAACCAAGAAGTTGGAGCTGGGGCGATGTGCTACCAGCTCGCACTTGGGTAAATGTGGGATCCTACGATCTATTTGTCGATGACGTTGTTATCTTTTGCGAAAACGCAGTGGCAGAGGGAGCCAATATCAAGTGGGAGATTACTGAGGCAAAGACCCATGGTTGGCAGGCTAGGGCTGACTACGAGGGCTCTGGACCATACTACATGTTGGAAACAGATGAGAATGTGCCAGAAGGACTGCTCCCTGGCAGTGTCAATGTCATTAAGGGCCTACTTCAAGTGATTTAG
- a CDS encoding 1-alkyl-2-acetylglycerophosphocholine esterase has translation MLAFLFLFFNIAQAIVVSGPSGPWSVSHKVVELTDESRWDPYAPEDSRHKRRILTSLFIPTQKDQEKCQSEKIDYMPPRTRGGTAKTLGLPNTTFEGLELEFCKASTKKRAPLPIAIFSPGFSSIRLLSSAQAQSLASQGNVVITVDHPYDGTIVEFPDGTVVYGANPNDINDEVAEKGVRSEDISFLIDQILEPSSLGGILDGFDTSKIFVYGHSLGGATSAQVALNDDRVLGGLDLDGKLYGSVSEAGLDTPLFVVGADSTEEAASYFKGIMGKVDAAKMFLTINGTAHMSFVDLPLVLSLLDFTAPGLERAIGTIDGKRIASITDDILGAVTSFLFNGKARPLCQLEDKVEEAVVVERDLKRACR, from the exons ATGTTGGCctttttgtttcttttctttaacATAGCGCAAGCTATCGTGGTCTCAGGACCCTCGGGCCCCTGGTCTGTCTCACACAAAGTCGTGGAACTCACTGACGAGTCTCGATGGGATCCGTATGCTCCTGAAGACAGTCGACACAAGCGACGAATTTTGACGTCGCTTTTTATACCTACTCAAAAAGATCAGGAGAAATGCCAAAGCGAAAAGATCGACTATATGCCGCCAAGAACTCGCGGGGGCACAGCCAAAACACTGGGACTTCCCAACACGACCTTTGAGGGGTTAGAGCTTGAATTCTGCAAGGCATCCACGAAGAAGCGGGCACCTCTTCCTATTGCCATATTCTCTCCTGGTTTTAGTAGCATCAGGCTGCTTTCTAGCGCCCAAGCACAGTCGCTGGCCAGCCAAGGGAACGTGGTCATCACAGTCGATCATCCTTATGACGGTACTATTGTCGAGTTTCCCGACGGCACAGTCGTGTATGGAGCAAATCCAAACGACATAAATGACGAAGTGGCTGAGAAGGGC GTTCGAAGCGAAGATATATCTTTCCTTATTGATCAAATTCTGGAGCCGTCTAGTCTAGGGGGCATCCTCGACGGGTTTGACACGAGCAAGATATTTGTCTACGGCCACTCTCTTGGAGGTGCAACCTCGGCTCAAGTCGCTCTCAACGATGACCGTGTTCTTGGCGGTCTTGATCTGGACGGGAAACTGTACGGATCTGTCAGCGAAGCCGGCCTCGATACACCACTCTTTGTGGTTGGTGCCGATAGCACAGAGGAAGCAGCGTCATACTTTAAAGGAATCATGGGCAAAGTCGACGCCGCAAAGATGTTCCTCACCATCAATGGGACCGCGCACATGTCCTTTGTAGACCTGCCACTGGTTCTATCGTTGCTGGACTTTACTGCACCTGGTTTGGAGAGGGCAATCGGAACCATTGATGGCAAGAGGATCGCTAGCATTACAGATGATATTCTTGGGGCGGTGACGAGCTTTCTCTTCAACGGAAAGGCACGACCTCTTTGCCAGCTTGAGGAcaaggttgaagaggctGTGGTGGTAGAGAGGGATCTCAAGAGGGCCTGTCGCTAG
- a CDS encoding MFS domain-containing protein — MGLWNRLRPNSAEVASPSTGESPTNLTPVTSHGKGPAGLSPEDGNPTTTEDAVPTENVTEGVRDMQAITLVWTKKSLICALISVWFVYLLNAFQSSTAGSLLPYVTSDFGAHSLLTVIDVVASSMTAAVFIPLAKFLDIAGRAEGYLLMVAFADLGLIIMATSKNLSTYCAANVFYQVGFTGLIYSIDVITADSTNLQNRALAYAFTSSPYMISAFAGSYASEKMLDTINWPWGFGIFAFLTPVICAPLFCILKYNLHKARKNILPKKPSGRTFVQSVWHYVIEFDALGIFLFAAGLVIFLLPFNIAAMAPNGWATGYIIAMIVVGFVLLVMFALNELYLAPIPFLRFDFLTDRTLVGACLLDLTYQLSYYCWNNYFTSFLQVVNYLSVAEAGYIANTFNVVSGFLLFLVGWGIRKTGYFKWLLWVGVPLYILAQGLMIYFRNPTGYVGYIVMTQIFISMGGSVFTICMQLAVLAAVDHQHVAAALAMLSVTGTVGGSIGSTISGSIWTNTFQKALIMYLPSSALPNLDDIYENLDTQLSFPRGSVERIAIQKAYGYAQTRMLAAGTALMAASFVWVALIRNLKVSEMKQTKGNVF, encoded by the exons ATGGGATTGTGGAACAGGCTCCGGCCTAACAGCGCAGAGGTTGCCAGCCCGTCGACTGGAGAATCGCCCACCAACCTCACGCCTGTCACCAGCCATGGAAAGGGTCCGGCTGGTCTGTCCCCCGAAGATGGAAACCCAACCACCACCGAGGATGCTGTGCCGACGGAGAATGTGACAGAAGGTGTCAGGGATATGCAAGCCATCACGCTTGTGTGGACAAAGAAGTCACTAATTTGCGCGCTTATCTCTGTCTGGTTTGTCTACTTGTTGAATGCCTTTCAAAGTTCAACTGCTGGCAGCCTCCTGCCCTATGTCACTAGCGACTTCGGGGCGCATTCACTGCTTACTGTCATTGATGTCGTCGCAAGCTCGATGACGGCTGCAGTCTTCATTCCTTtggccaagttcctcgatATTGCTGGTCGAGCTGAAGGCTACCTTCTTATGGTGGCCTTTGCAGACCTGGGCTTGATAATCATGGCCACCAGCAAGAATCTTTCCACCTACTGTGCTGCCAAC GTCTTTTACCAGGTCGGCTTCACTGGTCTCATCTACAGTATCGACGTCATCACAGCCGACTCCACCAACCTCCAGAACCGAGCCTTGGCGTATGCCTTCACGTCATCCCCCTACATGATCTCGGCCTTTGCTGGATCATACGCCTCAGAGAAGATGCTCGACACCATCAACTGGCCCTGGGGTTTCGGCATTTTTGCATTCCTCACACCTGTTATCTGTGCACCTCTGTTCTGCATCTTGAAGTACAACTTGCACAAAGCCAGGAAGAATATTCTTCCCAAGAAGCCCAGCGGGCGTACATTTGTGCAGAGCGTCTGGCACTATGTTATTGAATTCGATG CTCTTGGCATCTTCCTGTTTGCCGCCGGTTTGGTGATCTTCCTCCTGCCGTTCAACATCGCGGCCATGGCTCCCAACGGATGGGCTACAGGATacatcatcgccatgatCGTTGTTGGATTCGTTCTCCTCGTCATGTTTGCTTTGAATGAGCTCTACCTCGCGCCAATTCCTTTCCTGAGGTTCGACTTCTTGACTGACCGAACCCTGGTTGGTGCCTGCCTTCTGGACCTGACGTATCAGCTCTCTTACTACTGCTGGAACAACTATTTCACGTCCTTTCTGCAAGTCGTCAACTATCTTTCCGTCGCAGAAGCCGGATATATCGCCAACACTTTCAACGTCGTTTCCggtttcctcctcttccttgttGGTTGGGGCATTCGCAAGACAGGATACTTCAAGTGGCTTCTCTGGGTTGGCGTTCCCCTTTATATCTTGGCCCAAGGTTTGATGATTTACTTCCGAAACCCTACTGGATACGTCGGATATATTGTTATGACGCAGATCTTCATCTCCATGGGTGGCAGTGTCTTCACCATCTGCATGCAGCTCGCCGTTCTCGCAGCTGTCGATCACCAACATGTGGCCGCAGCCTTGGCTATGCTGAGTGTCACTGGAACTGTCGGTGGCTCCATTGGATCCACCATTTCTGGTTCCATCTGGACCAACACCTTCCAGAAGGCTTTGATCATGTATTTACCTTCGAGCGCGCTGCCGAACCTCGACGACATCTACGAAAACCTGGATACGCAGCTGAGCTTCCCCAGGGGTAGCGTTGAGCGTATCGCAATCCAGAAGGCCTACGGTTATGCCCAAACCCGAATGTTGGCAGCCGGAACCGCTCTTATGGCGGCATCCTTCGTCTGGGTCGCTCTCATTAGAAACCTCAAGGTCTCAGAGATGAAGCAGACAAAGGGCAACGTCTTCTAG